From the Cardiocondyla obscurior isolate alpha-2009 linkage group LG08, Cobs3.1, whole genome shotgun sequence genome, the window TTTAGGCAGAAGACGCGGTATGCCTCGCAGATTACTGCGATATCATGCGCTGCGAGGTGCTGGGCAGCCGCGACTTCGACAGCTCGGTAGACGACGACGGTGGTCACCTTAACACTGATATCCAAGTGTGGCGCGAAAATACCGAACAGCAGAAGCAGCAGTTACGCAGCACTTCTGTCATGCCGTGCGGAACGCGCGGACTCGCTAGAATGTATCCCGCAGATAAGTCCTGCGCTATCGCCGGCGGTGGAATAGTGACGAACATGCAGCGTTATTGCCGTAACGACGATCACCAGGACGATGGTGACATGCACAATCACAGGCTCGTGAGACCCTCCTACCGCAACGAAATCGCTGAGACGGATAACAAGAATATCGACTGCGAGGAagacgaggaggaagaggaggacgaggacgTGGAGGACGAGGAGAACTTGGTGGAAGCTGCACTGCCCGCCGTCGACAAGAAACAGAGACGGCGGGGACTGCATTTGAGGAAGCTGAAGTCGAACTGCAAACCGGAGGAACTGCAGAAGCTAAAGACCCAGTGCGAGGTGAGCCGAAACTAAGTTACCGCAATTTTATCCCGTTTCTTTAACGTacttagaaattttaatataaatttttcccaatcacgtattatttaaaatatttcatttaaaataaataaaaaaaaaaaattaattaaaattaataaaataaaaaataaaaaaataaatttaaaacaattaaaactttaataagaATGAATTTGATAAGAGTTCatgtattttgataatttGTTACACGCTTCGAAGATTAAATTCAGACGGTCACGATTCGAATAATGCGATCTTTGATCTCGTACCTACAGCTGTTGCACGAAACAAGCGCAAAATGCGCTTGCGGACACTCCCATCCGCGAATAATCAACGACATGTAATAATTAGCATCTTTATCTTAACTGAGCATCATTGTCAACAGATACTCGTGCGCGATTGTATCGCCGGACTGCTCGCTAATCTCTCCGTGCGAGATTTTCAAGAAATCGAAGGTACGCAATTGATTACGCACGTCTTGCGCGACGTATGTACGTAACTGTTAACGCTTTTCTTATCGATAACGACTCATATCGGCAGGGGAACTGAACCGAGCGATCTGCTGGTATCTCAGCTGTGACAGATACTGGGAAGACACGAAAAGGCCGCAGCGTCACACTCCCTGGTATCTGCTGACTGTCTTTATGCTGTTCCTGTTCTCGTCGATTTACGCATGTTACTACGTGATCTGGGTTTGCTTCAAGTACGTCACGCACATTAAAAAACACTTCttttcgtaagaaaaaaaaaaaaaaaaatggctcTAGATCACTTTCGACATAGGAGGTCACCTCTCCTGTCGCTAACGAGACCTCGTTGTGAACGTTTACTTTCGATAAACACAATAATCTATGGTGAATAAAACAATTGTGAACAATCACGAAACATCGTGCGactaacataattatttatgtattcgTCGCAAACTTTTTTTGAGATAATCCTACGGTACTTTATCTTACGCAAGATGgcttgtttatttttaattcatatttttgcCGAGGTATATTTTAATCGCCTTAAGAAATGTTTTATCGTTAACACAAAACGTAAAAACAAACTATCGCTTCTTACTGCAAGGGCTTATaattatagttaaaaattaatatcgctaaTTACACATTATTGTAAtgggaaattttaatttttgtatatttacgTTGC encodes:
- the LOC139105030 gene encoding uncharacterized protein isoform X1 codes for the protein MKTQPFHLEVLAVLLLSVIPWPGPTVFKISCPRDRASVVRRIVHKRWMPILKKYQVELPLECPFHESRDIFRPQQKAKHQHRPSQWTCGLCGKSFYAEKHLDAHFDNRHKSNVNTAEDAVCLADYCDIMRCEVLGSRDFDSSVDDDGGHLNTDIQVWRENTEQQKQQLRSTSVMPCGTRGLARMYPADKSCAIAGGGIVTNMQRYCRNDDHQDDGDMHNHRLVRPSYRNEIAETDNKNIDCEEDEEEEEDEDVEDEENLVEAALPAVDKKQRRRGLHLRKLKSNCKPEELQKLKTQCEILVRDCIAGLLANLSVRDFQEIEGELNRAICWYLSCDRYWEDTKRPQRHTPWYLLTVFMLFLFSSIYACYYVIWVCFNTADDDRLDGTGSVDYNGSTDRSSTSPLHDPSIHNEGRLDRRKGDRGDENLPLSSEDMPDHYIYVSYPPELKRRLLESDPPAYSCYNRTTRL
- the LOC139105030 gene encoding uncharacterized protein isoform X2; amino-acid sequence: MKTQPFHLEVLAVLLLSVIPWPGPTVFKISCPRDRASVVRRIVHKRWMPILKKYQVELPLECPFHESRDIFRPQQKAKHQHRPSQWTCGLCGKSFYAEKHLDAHFDNRHKSNVNTAEDAVCLADYCDIMRCEVLGSRDFDSSVDDDGGHLNTDIQVWRENTEQQKQQLRSTSVMPCGTRGLARMYPADKSCAIAGGGIVTNMQRYCRNDDHQDDGDMHNHRLVRPSYRNEIAETDNKNIDCEEDEEEEEDEDVEDEENLVEAALPAVDKKQRRRGLHLRKLKSNCKPEELQKLKTQCEILVRDCIAGLLANLSVRDFQEIEGELNRAICWYLSCDRYWEDTKRPQRHTPWYLLTVFMLFLFSSIYACYYVIWVCFNTADDDRLDGTGSVDYNGSTDRSSTSPLHDPSIHNEGRLDRRKGDRGDENLPLSSEDMPDHYIYVSYPPELKRRLLESCYNRTTRL